A section of the Bacteroidota bacterium genome encodes:
- a CDS encoding D-alanine--D-alanine ligase, with amino-acid sequence MKKNIAVVTGGYSGEAVISLQSAEVVIKYLDAGKYNCYKIILTKEKWILSQDGKEFSVDKNDFTVAVGGKRIKFDCAFMALHGTPGEDGKLQGYFDMIGMPYTSCGVTVSSLTFNKAFTVATLGRLGVNTAQSMVTNKKDKLSADDILSKVSLPCFVKPNEGGSSIGATKVKHKEELIPAVNLALKEGEEAIIEEFIEGTEITCGVISYKGKVKALAITEIVCHTEFFDFYAKYKDKATEEITPARIPLVIEAECKNLSEYIYKALGCKGMIRIDYIVKKNKLYMLEVNSIPGMTERSLLPQQAEYAGISRKELFGNAVEEALL; translated from the coding sequence ATGAAGAAAAATATTGCAGTTGTAACGGGTGGGTATTCAGGAGAAGCGGTGATTTCCCTTCAAAGCGCAGAGGTGGTAATCAAATACCTTGATGCCGGGAAATACAACTGCTATAAAATCATTCTTACAAAAGAAAAATGGATTCTCTCTCAGGATGGAAAAGAATTCTCAGTTGATAAAAACGATTTTACAGTAGCAGTAGGAGGGAAGAGAATAAAATTTGATTGTGCCTTCATGGCGCTGCACGGAACTCCGGGCGAAGACGGAAAACTTCAGGGGTATTTTGATATGATTGGAATGCCCTATACAAGCTGCGGAGTAACGGTTTCTTCGCTTACATTTAATAAAGCATTTACGGTGGCAACGCTCGGAAGATTAGGAGTTAATACGGCTCAGTCAATGGTGACGAATAAAAAAGATAAACTATCTGCCGATGATATTCTTTCAAAAGTTTCTCTCCCTTGTTTTGTCAAGCCGAATGAAGGCGGATCGAGCATTGGTGCCACTAAAGTGAAACATAAAGAAGAATTAATTCCTGCAGTGAACCTGGCGCTGAAAGAAGGAGAAGAAGCCATAATAGAAGAATTCATTGAAGGAACAGAAATTACTTGCGGAGTAATCAGCTATAAAGGAAAAGTAAAAGCGCTTGCTATTACTGAAATTGTTTGCCATACAGAGTTTTTTGATTTTTATGCGAAGTATAAGGACAAAGCAACTGAAGAAATTACTCCGGCAAGAATTCCTCTGGTCATTGAAGCAGAATGTAAAAATCTAAGCGAATACATTTATAAAGCGCTTGGATGTAAGGGAATGATTCGCATTGATTATATTGTAAAGAAAAATAAACTGTATATGCTGGAGGTGAACAGCATTCCCGGTATGACGGAAAGAAGTCTGCTTCCACAACAGGCAGAATATGCCGGCATATCAAGAAAAGAACTTTTTGGAAATGCGGTTGAAGAAGCGTTGTTATGA
- a CDS encoding non-canonical purine NTP diphosphatase: MELVFATNNKYKIEEVQHLLKNGFNLLCLKDIGCDEELPETGNTLEKNAKQKARYVYKKYKADCFADDTGLEIESLNGKPGVLSARYAGEEKNSEKNIEKVLEEMKNTSNRYASFITVILLIIRNKEYLFKGKVDGIILTKRQGQKGFGYDPIFIPNGYNKSFAEMSLEEKSRISHRAIAVKKLAKFLNELKR; the protein is encoded by the coding sequence ATGGAATTAGTCTTCGCAACAAACAACAAATATAAAATTGAGGAAGTTCAGCATCTTCTTAAGAATGGTTTTAATTTATTGTGTTTAAAAGATATTGGCTGTGATGAAGAATTACCAGAAACAGGAAATACGCTGGAAAAAAATGCAAAGCAGAAAGCAAGATATGTTTACAAAAAATACAAAGCAGATTGTTTTGCAGATGATACTGGTCTTGAAATAGAATCTTTGAATGGAAAACCCGGAGTTCTTTCTGCCCGTTACGCTGGCGAAGAAAAAAATTCTGAGAAGAATATTGAAAAGGTTTTGGAAGAAATGAAAAATACGTCAAATAGATATGCTTCTTTTATTACTGTTATATTATTGATAATCAGAAATAAAGAGTATTTGTTTAAAGGGAAAGTAGATGGAATTATTTTAACCAAAAGGCAAGGACAAAAAGGTTTTGGCTATGATCCTATTTTCATTCCGAATGGGTACAATAAATCATTTGCTGAAATGTCATTGGAAGAAAAAAGTAGAATAAGCCATCGGGCAATCGCAGTAAAGAAACTTGCTAAGTTTTTAAATGAATTGAAACGTTAA
- a CDS encoding glycosyltransferase: MNYPKISIVTPSYNQGEYLEETILSIVNQKYPNLEYIIIDGGSTDNSVQIIRKYEKYLKYWTSEKDMGQSDAINKGLNEVTGDLFNWINSDDLLEEGSLQKIANTFRKNSDKKIFCFALNYLKGNRKQLFKPKNNPSDSLQCFCEPIISQPATFFSVDAISSAGIINTHLHYSMDYELWLRMVFLFGNESIYVSDDVIASFRIHDEAKTFKGDENFVNDIGSIFYSLSKKIGLKKYSVVLQEVCQIKKEYSFELPAEKINISLAEHMIIHFLLKWKRNIFSKNDFLSSKLILNKIDFNKEDLSPKERIWLNEMRRNAAPTSWLEFRAKRKIRYILSK; this comes from the coding sequence GTGAATTATCCGAAAATTTCAATAGTTACTCCTTCCTACAATCAAGGCGAATATCTTGAAGAGACAATTCTTTCTATTGTCAATCAAAAGTATCCAAATCTTGAATATATCATCATTGATGGAGGAAGTACGGATAATTCAGTTCAGATTATAAGAAAGTATGAAAAATATTTGAAGTATTGGACAAGCGAAAAAGATATGGGACAAAGTGATGCGATTAATAAAGGATTGAATGAAGTTACAGGCGATTTATTTAATTGGATTAACAGCGATGATTTACTGGAAGAAGGTTCTCTTCAAAAGATTGCCAACACGTTTCGTAAAAATTCAGACAAGAAAATTTTTTGTTTTGCTCTTAATTATCTGAAAGGAAACCGAAAACAGTTATTTAAACCAAAAAATAACCCGTCAGATAGTCTGCAATGTTTTTGCGAACCGATAATTTCGCAGCCAGCAACCTTTTTTTCGGTAGATGCAATTAGCAGCGCAGGAATCATTAATACTCATTTGCATTATTCTATGGATTATGAGTTATGGCTCAGGATGGTATTTTTATTTGGGAATGAATCTATATACGTATCTGACGATGTTATTGCCTCCTTTCGTATTCATGACGAAGCGAAGACTTTTAAAGGGGATGAGAATTTTGTAAATGATATCGGAAGCATTTTTTATTCTCTTTCAAAAAAAATAGGATTGAAAAAATATTCTGTGGTGCTACAGGAAGTTTGTCAAATAAAAAAAGAATATTCATTTGAACTGCCAGCTGAAAAAATAAATATTTCTCTTGCCGAACACATGATAATACATTTTCTGTTAAAATGGAAAAGAAATATTTTTTCAAAGAACGATTTTCTTTCTTCTAAGTTGATTTTAAATAAAATAGATTTTAATAAAGAAGATTTATCCCCAAAAGAAAGAATCTGGCTGAATGAAATGAGAAGAAATGCCGCACCAACATCATGGCTTGAATTCAGAGCGAAAAGGAAAATCAGATATATACTTTCAAAATAA
- a CDS encoding glycosyltransferase family 2 protein, with protein MSNPAVSVLMPVYNVEQYVGEAIESILKQNFSDFEFIIINDGSTDKTLQVINSYYDNRIRVFSNDKNAGIARASNIGLVHATGKYMMRMEGDDISHPERLEKQYRFMENHSEIGICGTHMQLFGQQDSISRCSMDDEEIKAGLIWSTTMNHGTIIMRLDPIRKNGFFYNESFPMAEDWLFFYKVKDAMKFANLDEVLYFYRKGEHNTTKKYSAKSWMINSHVHNIILKDFGFNFLEDELRLHQFILAQFSLSPTEEVVWQARQWLDKLISYNRKVHVYQQEVFEKIAEEKWNALFFRLVPYGFNVIRAYFSVTGISRNHLSYYLKCTLNKLVGKK; from the coding sequence ATGAGTAACCCGGCTGTTTCTGTATTGATGCCTGTTTACAATGTGGAACAATATGTTGGAGAGGCGATTGAATCTATTCTTAAACAGAATTTTTCTGATTTTGAGTTTATTATTATCAACGATGGCTCCACTGACAAAACCCTACAGGTAATAAATTCTTATTATGATAATCGCATCCGCGTATTCAGCAATGACAAAAATGCAGGAATAGCAAGAGCATCAAACATTGGGTTAGTTCATGCAACCGGCAAATATATGATGAGAATGGAGGGAGATGATATTTCTCATCCTGAGAGGTTAGAAAAACAATATCGATTTATGGAAAATCATTCTGAGATAGGAATATGCGGAACTCACATGCAATTATTTGGACAACAAGACAGCATCTCAAGATGCTCCATGGATGACGAAGAAATAAAAGCCGGGCTGATTTGGAGCACTACAATGAATCACGGTACTATCATTATGAGATTAGACCCGATACGCAAGAATGGATTTTTTTATAATGAATCTTTTCCTATGGCTGAAGATTGGCTTTTTTTTTATAAAGTAAAAGATGCAATGAAATTTGCCAACCTTGATGAAGTACTTTATTTTTACCGTAAAGGGGAGCATAATACCACAAAAAAATATTCGGCAAAATCCTGGATGATTAATTCCCATGTGCATAATATTATTTTGAAAGATTTCGGGTTCAATTTTTTGGAAGATGAATTGAGACTCCATCAATTTATTCTTGCTCAGTTTTCTCTTTCACCAACAGAAGAGGTTGTCTGGCAAGCAAGACAATGGTTAGATAAACTCATCAGCTATAATCGAAAAGTGCATGTGTATCAGCAAGAAGTATTTGAAAAAATAGCTGAAGAAAAATGGAACGCATTGTTTTTTCGTTTAGTTCCGTATGGGTTTAATGTGATTCGTGCTTACTTCTCCGTTACAGGCATTTCAAGGAATCATCTTAGCTACTATCTGAAATGTACATTGAATAAACTTGTTGGAAAAAAATAA
- a CDS encoding PASTA domain-containing protein, translated as MKDILLFLRSKRFRIHFIISLAVGFLILWVSFKSLGSFTHHGELITVPDFLNVKIDELDKFISDKHLRYEVIDSVFDAKIAAGVVVKQDPEKNSSVKQNRIIYLTVSAKMAPLVKMPNLVDASMRQALAMLDSYGLKAGRRDYRPDPCVNCVLVQTMKGKKIEAGEMIPKGSVIDLVLGKGQEGELMNIPCVVGLTHQEASAKLAENGMSEGAVICNDCKTSSDKENAKVYKQSPVCSSDALINPGTSVDLYMSTKIITTTADTTDNE; from the coding sequence GTGAAAGATATTTTACTTTTTCTAAGAAGCAAACGCTTCCGTATTCATTTTATTATCTCGCTTGCTGTAGGATTTCTTATATTATGGGTTTCTTTCAAATCGCTCGGAAGTTTCACGCATCACGGAGAATTAATCACGGTTCCTGATTTTTTAAATGTAAAAATTGACGAACTGGACAAGTTTATTTCCGACAAACACTTGCGATACGAAGTGATTGATTCCGTTTTCGATGCAAAAATTGCTGCAGGAGTAGTGGTTAAGCAGGATCCTGAAAAAAATTCTTCCGTCAAACAAAATAGAATTATATACCTGACCGTTAGTGCCAAGATGGCACCGCTGGTGAAGATGCCGAATCTGGTGGATGCATCCATGAGGCAGGCGCTTGCGATGTTGGATTCATACGGACTTAAAGCGGGAAGAAGAGATTACCGGCCTGACCCCTGTGTTAACTGCGTGCTCGTGCAAACTATGAAAGGAAAAAAAATTGAAGCTGGAGAAATGATTCCGAAAGGAAGCGTAATTGATTTGGTGCTTGGCAAAGGGCAGGAAGGGGAACTAATGAATATTCCCTGTGTGGTTGGATTAACACATCAGGAAGCTTCGGCTAAACTTGCTGAGAATGGAATGAGCGAAGGTGCGGTGATTTGCAACGACTGTAAAACTTCTTCCGATAAAGAAAATGCAAAAGTGTATAAGCAAAGTCCCGTTTGTTCTTCAGATGCGCTGATCAATCCGGGCACTTCGGTTGATTTATATATGAGCACAAAAATCATTACAACAACTGCTGATACAACTGATAATGAATAA